Within Ralstonia pickettii DTP0602, the genomic segment CTGGTGTCGCTGGGGCGGCTGGACGCGCTGCGGGGGATCAGCTTCGATGCGCGCGAAGGCCTGCGCATCGGCGCGCTGACGCTGCATGCCGAGGTGGCGCGCTCGCCGCTGGTGCAGGCGCATTACCCGATGCTGGCCAGCATGGCCGCGCGCGTGGCCAATCCGCAGGTGCGCAACCAGGGCACGCTTGGCGGCAACCTCTGCTATGCCGATCCCGCCACCGATCCGCCTGGCTGCCTGATGGCGCTCGGCGCGCAGATCGTGGTCAGCGGCGGCAACGGCGAGCGCGTGATCGATATCAAGGACTTCCTGGTCGACTACTACGTCACCGCACTGGCACCGGACGAGGTCGTCACGCAGATTCGCCTGCCCGCGCCCGGCGTGGGCGCCGATGGCCGCTATGCGCGCTTCCTGCGCACGGCCGCCGAACATCGGCCACTAGCCAGCGTGGCGCTGGCGGTGCGTCGCGAAGGCGCGTTCTGCGCCGAGGCGCGGCTGGCGGTAGGCGCATCCACGCCGATCCCGGCCAGGCTGCGCCGTGCCGAGGCGCTGCTGGCCGGCAAGGCCGTCACCGCGGAACTGGCCGAGGAAGCGGCAGCCATCGTCGCCGCGGACATCAACGCAGTCTCGGACATGCGCGGGTCCGAAAGCTACCGGCGCGAAATGGTGCGGGTAGTCACGCGCCGCACCATCGCCGAGTTGTTCGGCGTGGCATCCGAGTAAGGAGTCCTCATGAACAAAGTCAGCATCGAACTCACCGTCAACGGTGAAGAACACCAGGTGGAAGTGCTGGCCCGGCGCCTGCTTTCCGACCTGTTGCGCGACGACCTGAACCTGACCGGCACCAAGCGCGGCTGCGAGACCGGCATTTGCGGCGCCTGCTCCGTGCTGGTCGACGGCGAGGTGGTCAAGTCCTGCCTGATGCTCGCCGTGCAAGTGCGCGGGCGCCATGTGATGACCGTGGAAGGACTGGCCGCCGACGGGCAGCTCCATCCGCTGCAGCAGTGCTTCATGGACAACGGCGGGCTGCAGTGCGGCTACTGCACGCCGGGCTTCCTGATGGCCTCGTGCGCGCTGCTCGCCAATAACCCCAACCCTACGGCAGAAGAGGTCCGCCACGGCCTGAACGGCAACCTGTGCCGCTGCACCGGCTACGTCGGCATCGTCGAATCCATCCTGTCCGCCGCGGAGAAAATGCGTGGAAATTGAAAAGACCCTCATCACCGCGGCGCCGCCGGCGCGCGTGTGGGAGCTGCTGCTCGACCCCAACGTGATGGGCGCCTGCGTGCCCGGCATGGAATCCATCGAAGTGCTCAGCGATGTCGAGTACATCGCGCACATGGTGGTCAAGATCGCCTTTATCAACGCGCGTTTCCGGCTGCATACGAAGATCGTCGAGACGCGGGCGCCGCATTACCTGCGCACCGAGGGCACCGGCGAGGATGCCTCGGTGGCCAGCTCGCTGCGCCAGTCGAGCGAGATCTTCCTGACCGGGCAGGATGATGGCTCGACGCAGCTGCGGATCAAGGTGCAGGTCGATGTGCTGGGCCGGCTGGGCACCTTCGGCCTGAGCGTGATGAAGACCAAGGCCGACCGCATGTGGGACGAGTTCGGCGCCAACCTGCTGGCGCGGCTGTCGCCTGACAACGCAACGGTTGCCGCGCCACAACCTGCGCCCCGGCGGCCGGAAGCCGCTGCGGGACAGGGACCGGTCGCGGTCAACGGCCATGCGGTGCTGCCGGCGCCATCCGTGCCGGCGGCCGCGGCCATGGGCGGGCTGTTCGCCCGCTGGTTCGGCCGCGGCGAGGCCGCGCGCGGCCCCCACAGCGACATCTGCGTCGAACTGCGCCGACGTGACGAAACCGTCGTGGTGCGCTGGCCGGCGGCGCATGGCGAGCAGTGCGCGGCCTGGCTGCGCGATTACCTGCGCCAGGAGGCATAGCGGGCGCAGGGCAGGGTTTTGTCCGCAATACGGGTACCCTACGGGTCGCAGGCGTGATATATGGGAACGTTACGCCAAGACCGAATATTGCAGAGACAGACCATGACTACCGATTCGCCGCAGGATGAGGCCCAGGAGAGCGGCCAGGGTAGCGGCCAGGATAGCGGCCAGGACAAATACATCGTGCCGGGGCTGGAGCGCGGCCTGCGGCTGCTGGGCGAGTTCAGCAGCCGCGAGCGCACCTTGTCGGCCGCCGAGCTGGCGCGCCGGCTCAAGGTGCCGCGTTCTACCGTGTTCCGGCTGCTGGCCACGCTGGAAATGATGGGCTTCGTCGAGCGCACCGATGGCGGGCGCGAGTTCCGCCTCGGCATGGCGGTGCTGCGCCTTGGCTTCGACTACCTGGCGTCGCTGGAACTGACCGAGTTGGGCCGGCCGCTGCTGGACCGGCTGCGCGACGAGATCCACTACCCGTGCAACCTGGTGGTGCGCGACGGTCGCTCGATCGTCTACGTGGCCAAGTCGGTGGCGGCGCGGCCGTTTGCCAGCACGGTCAATGTCGGCACGCGGCTGCCGGCGCACGCCACCGTGCTGGGGCGCGTGCTGCTGGAGGACCTGTCGCTGGAAGAGCTGCGCGCGCTGTATCCGGAGGAGCGGCTGGAGGTCTACTCCGAAAGCACCCCGCGCACCGTCGAGGAGCTGTACGAGATGGTCCAGCGCGACCGCCAGCGCGGCTATGTGCTGCACGAAGGATTCTTCGAGGCCAGCATCTCGACCATCGCGGCGCCGGTGCGGGACCGCAGCGGGAAGGTCGTGGCGGCGCTGGGCGCGACCATCCCGGCCGCGCGCATCGACCCGGACCAGCTCGACATCGTGGTGGAAAAGGTCAGGCAGTCGGCCGCCGAGCTGTCGCGCCTGCTCGATTACCGGCCGCAGGTGCCCAAGCCGTTCGTCTGACCGGCCATCCGACTGGAAGCGATATGCTTACCGCGGAATAGTGCGGAGTCGCCTTCAGCGTGAGCGTTCGGGGCGATAACCCATCAGCCCCGACAGGTCGCAGTTTGACCTCTTTCTCCACACGCTCGCGCAACGTGCCATCGTGCTCGAAGCGCTGCTGCGGCCCCGCCACGCTGATGGCGGCAATCACTTCGCCGTCGGCGCCGCGCACCGGTGCCGCACAGGAGTCGATGCCCGGTTCGTAGGCAGAAATGCTCCACGCGCAGCCCCGCTCGCGATCGGCGGCCAGGATATCGGCCAGCCGCGCATGGGTGGCCGGGCTCTGGCCGGTCACGGTCGGCAGCGGGTCCGGCCCCAGCAACTCGCGCAGCGTCTCCGGAGGCAGCTCGGCGATCAGCATCCGGCCGGGCGTGGTCAGGTGCGCGGCAACACGGCTGCCCACCTGGATATTGCTGACCAGGGCGGCTTCGGGCATATGGCGCAGCAGGTAGAGCGCATGACCGCCGTCGCGCACGACCAGGTAGGCCGACAGCTGCAGCGACGCGCTGAGACGCGTCAGCACCCGGCCTGCGAAGATGGTCAGGTCGTTGGCCGCCAGCAAACCGGCTGAGATGGCGTCAACCAAGGGTGAACCCTAGGCCGTGACAGATGGGACAAAAAAGAAAGGCCAGCCGCACATGGCGGCTGGCCTTGGAGAACGTCCGCTGCCGGCGGGCGGCGACCTGCCGCTCAGAGCCCGAGCACGAGCTTGGCGATGATGTTGCGCTGGATCTCGTTGGACCCGCCGTAGATCGACGCCTTGCGATAGTTGAAATAGCGCGGCGCCAGCACCGCGGCATAGTCCGGCCCGACGCGCGGCGCGGCCTCGCGGCCTTGCAGCTCGGCCCAGGTGTCCCGCACGAACGGTAGCGCCGCCGGGCCGGCGGCTTCCACCGCCAGTTCACTGGCCGCCTGCAGCGTCTCCGTGCCCGTGAGCTTCAGCATGCTCGAAGCCGCGCCGACCGAACTGCCCGATTCCAAGCCCGAGAACACGCGCAACTCCACCGCTTCGAGCGCCGCGGCGCGCACGTGCAGCGCCGCCAGCTTGCGGCGGAAGGCGGGGTCGTCCAGCAACCGGCCACCGTCGTCGGCGGGCTGGTCGGCGGCAATGTCGGCAATCTTGGCCAGCTGCTTGCGCAGCATCGGGCTGTAGGTGCCGCCGCGCTCGAACTCCAGCAGGTACTTGGCACAGGTCCAGCCCTTGCCTTCTTCGCCGATGCGGTTTGTCACCGGCACGCGCACGTTCTCGAAGAAGACCTGGTTCACTTCCTGCTGGCCGGCCATGGGGCCGTCCAGCGTCGGCAGCGGCGACACCGTGATGCCGGGCGTATGCATGTCGAGCAGCAGGAAGGAGATGCCTTCCTGGCGCTTCGATTCGCGGCTGGTGCGCACCAGGCAGAACATCCAGTCGGCCCACTGCGCGTGCGTGGTCCAGATCTTGGCGCCGTTCAGGACGTAGTACTCGCCGTCGCCATCGGTGACGCGCTCCGCGCGCATCTGCAGCGAGGCCAGGTCCGAGCCTGAGTTGGGCTCGGAATACCCCTGGCACCACCAGACGTCGGAAGCCAGGATCGGCGGCAGGAAGCGCGCCTTCTGCTCGGGCGTGCCGTACTTCATGATCACCGGCGCCACCATCTTCAGGCCCATCGGCGATACCGGCGGGCAGCCGGCGGCGGCCAGCTCGGACTGGAAGATAAAGCGCTGGGTCGCGTTCCAGCCCGGGCCGCCGTATTCCTCGGGCCAGTTGGGCGCGGCCCAGCCGCGCGCATGCAGCGCCTTTTGCCAGCGCACCTGGCCGGCCTTGTCGAGGTAGCCGTTCTTGGACTGCGCCATCATGGCGCGCAGGTCGGCGTCATGGGCCTGGGCGATCCAGGCGCGTACGTCTTCACGGAACTGCTGGTCTTGCGGGGAGAAATCGAGATGCATCGACGGGCCTCGCTGGGATAGTCGTCTGGGTTGGCGGGGAGGCGGGCCTTATGCCGCGGCAGGATAGAGCAGGTCGGCGTAGCGGCGCAGGTGGTGTTCGGCCGAACCCATCTGCAGGTCGATCGCCGTGACGCGCTTGAAGTAGTGGCCTACCGCCAGTTCTTCGGTGACGCCCATGCCGCCGTGGATCTGCACCGCGGCCTGGCCGACGAAGGCACCCGCCTGGCCTGCCTGGATCTTGGCCGCGCACGCAGCCTGCGCACGGACCTCCGGCGCACTCGTCGCACTCGCCGCCTGCATCGCCGCCACCTGGGTCAGCCCCACTGACTGCTCGAGCTGCATATACATGTCGGCCATGCGGTGCTGCAGCACCTGGAAGGTACCGATCGGGACGCCGAACTGCTTGCGCTGGCGCGCGTAGTCGATGGTGTCGGCCAGCATGCGCGCCATCGCGCCGTTGGCTTCGGCGGCGAGCGCGACCATGGCTTCGTCGCACAAGCGCTCGATCAATGCGAACGCTTCACCTTCGGCGCCGATGCGCTGGCTGGCTGGAACCTGCACGCCGTCGAGCAAGACCTCGGCGGCGCGCTGGCCGTCGAAGGTTGGGTACTCGCGCAGACCCACGCCCGGCGTATCGCGCGCGATCCAGAACAGGCTGATGCCGTCGCGGTCACGGCGCGTGCCGGCGGTGCGGGCGCTGACCACCAGGTGCGAGGCGAACGGCGCGCCGACCACCGCATGCTTTCGTCCGCTTAGCTTGTAGCCGTCGCCCTGGCGCGTGGCAGTCGCCTGCACGTCGTGGCGGCAGTAACGGCTGGCGGGTTCAGCGTGGGCCCAGGCCGCGGTCGCTTCGCCGCCGATGATGGCCGGCACCCACTGCGCCGCCAGTTCGGGGTTGCCGTGCACCAGCGCGCCGCCGCCCAGCACCACCGTGCCCAGGTAAGGCTCCAGCACCAGGTGGCGGCCGAACTGCTCCATCACGATCATGTGCTCGGCCGCGCCGCCGCCCAGGCCGCCCAGCGTCTCGGGGAAGGCCGCGCCGAGGATGCCGAGTTCGCGTGCGAACGCGCGCCAGCAATCCGGGCGCCAGCCCGCGGCGGATTGCGTGGCAGCGCGACGCGCTTCGAAATCATAGTGATCGGCCAGGTAACGCGCGATCGTGTCGCGCAGCATCGACTGTTCTTCGCTGAACTGGAAATCCACCGTGGCTCCTTCGGATTGGGGATGAGACGTGACTGCGGTCGTCTGCCGGGCATGATCCGGCCGAGCCGCCGGGTGGCGCATCGTCGCATCGGACGAAGCCGCGCGGCCGGGGCAAAGTCCCGTTTTATGCGGCGCTGCGGCAAACCTTGGCCGCGGCGCTTCGTCGCTTCCGACGATGGTTGAACCGCCGGGCCTTCCCAGAATGCGGGATTGGCAATCGCCTATACCGTGACACCTGTCGAGGAGCTCAACGTCATGCATCCGCACATCCACGCGCAGCGCACGCCAGACAAGCCGGCCGTCATCATGGGCAGCAGCGGCGCAGTCGTCACCTACCGCGAGCTCGACGCGCGCTCCAACCAGGTCGCCCAGCTGTTCCGCGCGCGTGGGCTGCGGCCGGGCGACCGCGTCGCCTTCATGGTGGAGAACCATCCGCGGCTGTTCGAGCTGTGCTGGGGTGCGCAACGCAGCGGCATCGTCTTCATCTGCCTGAGCACGCGGCTGAACGTGGCCGATGCCGCCTACATCGTCAACGACAGTGGCGCGAAGATGCTGGTGACCACGCAGGCGCAGGCCGAAACCGCCGCGGCGCTGGCCGGGCAGACGCCTAACCTGATCGGCAGGCTGATGCTGGACGGCACCGTGCCAGGCTACGAGGCCTATGAAACGGTGTTGCGCCGCTGCCCGGCCACGCGCATCGAAGACGAGGCCACCGGCGGCGACATGCTCTATTCCTCCGGCACCACCGGCCGGCCCAAGGGCGTGTTCGCGGCGCCGGCAAGCCCGCGCATCGACGATCCCACGCCGCTGACGGCGCTGTGCCAGCGGCTCTACGGCTTCGATGCCGACACGCGCTACCTGTCGCCCGCGCCGCTGTATCACGCCGCGCCGCTGCGCTACAACATGACCGTGCAGGCGCTGGGCGGCACCTCGGTGGTGATGGAGCATTTCGACGCGGAGCAGTTCCTGCAGCTGGTGCAGCAGCACCGCATCACGCATACGCAGCTGGTGCCGACGATGTTCTCGCGCATGCTCAAGCTGTCCGAGGCGCAGCGGCTCGCGTACGACGTATCGTCGCTGCGCGTGGCGATCCACGCGGCCGCGCCGTGCCCGGTGCAGGTCAAGGAAGCGATGATCGACTGGTGGGGCCCGGTGATCTGGGAGTACTACGCCGGCACCGAAGGCAACGGCGTGACCGTGGTCAGCACCCAGGAGTGGCAGCAGCGCAAGGGCACGGCGGGGCGGGCGATGATCGGCAAGCTGTGTATCTGCGGCCCGGACGGCGAGCTGATGCCGCCGGGCGAGCCAGGCACGATCTACTTTGCCGAGGGCCGCGCCTTCGCCTACCACAACGACGACGCCAAGACCGCGGAGTCGCGCCACCCGCAGCATCCGGACTGGAGCACCATCGGCGATATCGGCTACGTGGACGAGGAGGGCTACCTGTATCTGACCGACCGCAAGGCCAACATGATCATCTCCGGCGGCGTCAACATCTATCCGCAGGAGGCCGAGAACCTGCTGATGACGCACCCCAAGGTGATGGACGTGGCCGTGATCGGCGTGCCCAACGAAGACTTCGGCGAAGAGGTCAAGGCCGTGGTGCAGCCCATCGACATGGCGCAGGCCGGGCCGGAACTGGCCGCCGAGCTGATCGCCTTCTGCCGCGCTAGTTTGTCCTCGATCAAGTGCCCACGCTCGGTGGACTTCGCCGCCGAGCTGCCGCGCCTGCCGACCGGCAAGCTGCTCAAGCGGCTGCTGCGCGACCGCTACTGGGCCGGGCACGCCAACAAGCTGGTGTGACACCAGTGCCGGCGGCGCGGTGCTGCCAGCGCCGGCCGCCGGATCTCCCTTTGCTGCGTCGCCCGTACTCTGCCTGAAACGCGCCGGCCATCGCACCGCCACTGTTTACGCCATAATTCCGTGTTCCATCCCAGTCACGCCCGCCCCGGCCTGCACCGCAGAGAAGGGCAGGCGTGTTGCTCCGCCCGCGGCGGCGGCCATGCGCGCAAGACAACAACACGCCAATGGCAAGTATCGAGGAGACAGGGCGGCGCACGCCGTCCCCCACCGGCGCCGGCGCCGCATCGCTGGCGGCCAAGCTGCGTCCGCCGCTGCTGACCCCGTTCCAGGTCGAGCGCGCGGGGATCTGTGACGCCGTGTGCGCCGCGGGCTTCGTCAAGCTGGTGCTGGTGCGCGCGCCGGCGGGCTTCGGCAAGACCACCGCCATGCTCCAGTGCCGCGCGCGGCTGGAGGCCGCGGGCGGGCGTACCGCCTGGCTTACGCTGGACCGTTCGGACAACGACGCCACGCGCTTTCTCGGCTCGGTCGAAGCCGCCATTGCGCAGGCGCTGGGCGGCAGCGTGGCGGGCCGGTCCGCGCGCCCCGCGCTGGCGCAGGATGCCGGCGAACAGGCGCTGGCGCTGATCGACCGCCTGGCCAGCTACAGCGGCGCCTTCACGCTGTTCCTTGACGATTTCGAAGCGATCCAGAATGCCGCCGTGACCGGCCTGGTCTGGCAGCTGGTGGAAAGCCTGCCGCCGGGCTGCCGCGTGGTGATCGGCACGCGCTGGGTTCCTGAATCCGGGCTGGGCCGGCTGCGCGCGCGCGGCGAGCTGCTTGAGATCGAGCCCGCGCAACTGCGTTTCAGCGCCAGCGAAACTGAATCCTTCCTGCGCCAGGCGCGCGGGCTCAAGCTGGAACCCGCCGCGATCAGCGCGCTGCATCGCCGCACCGAAGGCTGGGCCACGGCCTTGTGGCTGGCGTCGGTGGCGCTGGAGCGGCGCAGCCAGCCGGAGGGTTTTATCGCCGGCTTTTCCGGCTCGAACGCGGCCATTGCCGATTACCTGGTCGAAGACGTCTTCCTGCACCTGCCCGAGGCGGTGCGCGACTTCCTGCTGCGCACCTCGATCCTGGACCAGCTGTGCGGGCCGCTGTGCGATGCCGTGTGCCAGCCCTCGGGCGGCGCCGGCAGCAGCGACGACATCCTTGCGTGGCTGGAGCGCGCCAACCTGTTCCTGCTGCCGCTGGAGAGCGAGCGCTATGGCGAACGCGGCACCGGCGCGGCGCCGGAGCAGTGGTACCGCTATCACAGCCTGTTTTCCGGTTTCCTGCGCGGCCAGCTCGCGCAGGCCATGCCCGACGTGGTACCGCAACTGCATCTTGCCGCGTCGCGCTGGTACGAGTCGCAGGGCCGCCCGGTGCCCGCCATCGAGCATGCGCTCGCGGCCGGCGCGCTGTGGCACGCACTGCAGCTGCTCGACGGCGCCGCCGACGAGCTGTTGGCGCAGGGCCGCATGCGGCTGCTGACGCGCTGGCTGGAAGCGGTGCCGGCGGACGAACTGGCGCGCTGGCCCAAGCTTCAGATTGCCCATGTGTGGGCGGTCTCCTTCACGCGCGGACCGGCCGATGCCATCGCGCTGCTGCAGGCGATCCCGACCGAGGGCGCGGCCGGCGACCTGCTCGCGCATATCCGCGCGCTGCGGCACATGCTGCTGAATATGATGGACCGCTTCGACGACGCGCGCGCCTTTGCCCGCAACGAGCTGCCGCCATTGCCGATGGGCTACGCCTTCCCCGATGCGATCCTGGCCACCTCGATGGCGCGCCTGGCCGCGGTCAGCGGCGACTATCCCGAGGCGCGGCGGCTGCTGCAGGTCGCGCGCCAGGCGGTGCGCGGCTCGGACAGCAACTTCAACAAGATTTTCTCGGAGTCGGTCGAAGGGCTGATCGACCTGCGCCAGGGCCGGTTGCAGCAGGCGCTGGCGCGCTTTCGCATCGCCGCGCGCACGATGCTGCCGAACCGCTTCGGCCCGACCAATGGCAACGCCATGGCCGGCATCCTGCTGGCCGAAGGCCTGTACGAGAGCGGCGACACCGAGCGCGCCGGCCGCTTGCTCAACGTCTACCTGCCGCTGTCGCGCGACCTTGGCCTGCCGGACCAGATCATCACCGGCCACGCGGTGCTGGCCCGCATCGCCTTCGAACGCGGCGAAACCGACCAGGCCCATGAGTGGCTGGCACAACTGGAGGCACTGGGGCACCACCGCGGCCTGACCCGGCTGGTGATGGCGGCGATGCTGGAGCGCGCGCGGCTGGCGCTGCGCCAGGGCAATGTCCACGCCGCGCAGGAAGCAATCGAACGCGCCGCGGATCCGGCGCTGTGGCGCACCCGCCCGGGGGTCAGCTCCTTTGCCCAGGATGTCGAGGACATCGCCGTCGGGCGGCTGCGGCTGGACGTGCATGCGCGGCCCGGCGCGCAGGTGCGCGAGGCGATCGAGCGCGAACTGGCTGCTGCCACAGTCAATCAGCTGATGCGCCGCGCGCTCAAGCTGCGCATCCTGCTGGCGCAGGCGTGCCAGCGCATCGGCGACGGCGCGCATGCGCTGGTGGTGATGGGCGAGGCGCTGCGCTTCGGTGCCGCCGAGGGCTTTGTCCGGATCTTTGCCGACGAGGGCGAAGACGTGTGCCGGCTGGTGGCCGATGCGTGTGCGCGCCAGTCAGCCAGCCTGTCCGCCGCCTACGTGGCAAAGCTGCTGCAGGCCTGCGGCCAGCGCAGCGCTGACGCGCAGACCGGCAAGCCGGGCCGGCCCGCGCCGGCAGCGCTGGTGGAGCCGCTGACGCCCAAGGAACTGAAGGTGCTGCAGCTTCTTGCCGAAGGTTTCTCCAACGTGGCGATGGCGGAACGGCTGTTCGTTTCAGAGACCACGGTGCGTACGCACTTGCGCAATATCAGCGCCAAGCTGCACGCCAGCAACCGCACGCAGGCGGTGGCCATCGCGCGGCAGCTGGGCTTGCTCTGAGCTCGCGGCTCAGATGCCGATGAACTCGGCGAACTCTTCCAGCGGCGCACGTGCGGCACGCAACTGGTTGGCGGGAGCTTCGGGATCCTCGTAGCCGATCGCCATGCCGGTGAACAGCATCCGCTCGGCCGGCAGCGACAGGAACTCGCCGATGGTCTGCGGGTACATCGCCCAGCATTCCTGCGCGCAACTGTCCAGTCCTTCCTCGCGCAGCAGCAGCATCACTGACTGCAGGTACATGCCCAGGTCCGACCATTGCGGCGGGCCCATGCGGCGGTCCACGGTGCAGAACAGTGCCAGCGGCGCGCCGAAGAAGGTGAAGTTATTGGCGAACTGCGCCAGCCGCCGCGGCTTGTCCTCGCGCGGGATGCCGAGGTAGTGGTACAGCGCCTCGCCCACCTGGAAGCGGCGGTCGCGGTAGGGCGAGACCAGTTCGCGCGGGTAGACGTCGTACTCGCGTTCTTCGCCAGCGGGTGCCTGTGCGATGCGCTCGCGCATGATGCCCCGCAGCCCCTCCAGCGCCTCACCGCCGATGACGTGGATATGCCAGGGTTGCAGGTTGCCGCCCGAGGGCGCGCGCGCGGCGGCGTCGAGCACGCGCCGGATGGTACCCGGCGGCACGGGTTTGGGCAGGAAGCCGCGGACGGACTTGCGGCTGGCGACGGCTTGGCTGACTTTCATGCGAACTCCGGAAGATTGTTGCGGGCAGGTGCGACTCAGGCGAAGGGCGGTTCGCCGCGCCAGTCGAAGAAGTCCGGCAGGTCTTGCGACACCGTATCGGGGAAAGCGGCGGGACGTTTTTCAAGGAAGGCGCTGACGCCTTCCTTCACATCGGCCGAGCGTCCGCGTGACTGGATCGCGCGGCTGTCGAGCTTGTGCGCTTCCATCGGGTGGCTGGCACCGGCCATGCGCCAGATCAGCTGGCGCGAGATCGCCACCGACACCGGCGCGGCGTTGTCCGCGATTTCACGGGCGATTGCCTGCGCGGCCGGCAGCAGGTCCTCCGGCGCGTGCAGCGAGCGCACCAGGCCGCGCTCGAGCGCTTCCTGCGCGGAGAAGACGCGGCCCGTGTAGCACCATTCCAGCGCGGTCGAAATGCCGACCACGCGCGACAGGAACCACGACGACGCCGCTTCCGGCGTGATGCCGCGGCGGGCAAAGACAAAGCCGAACTTGGCGTCGGTCGAGGCCAGCCGGATATCCATCGGCAGCTGCATGGTCACCCCTACGCCGACCGCGGCGCCATTGACCGCGGCGATCACCGGCTTGAGGCTGCGGAAGATGCGCAGCGACACGCGCCCGCCGCCGTCGCGATGGGCGGTGTCGGGACTGGCGCCGTAGCGCT encodes:
- a CDS encoding LuxR family transcriptional regulator (K03556: malT; LuxR family transcriptional regulator, maltose regulon positive regulatory protein), with translation MLLRPRRRPCAQDNNTPMASIEETGRRTPSPTGAGAASLAAKLRPPLLTPFQVERAGICDAVCAAGFVKLVLVRAPAGFGKTTAMLQCRARLEAAGGRTAWLTLDRSDNDATRFLGSVEAAIAQALGGSVAGRSARPALAQDAGEQALALIDRLASYSGAFTLFLDDFEAIQNAAVTGLVWQLVESLPPGCRVVIGTRWVPESGLGRLRARGELLEIEPAQLRFSASETESFLRQARGLKLEPAAISALHRRTEGWATALWLASVALERRSQPEGFIAGFSGSNAAIADYLVEDVFLHLPEAVRDFLLRTSILDQLCGPLCDAVCQPSGGAGSSDDILAWLERANLFLLPLESERYGERGTGAAPEQWYRYHSLFSGFLRGQLAQAMPDVVPQLHLAASRWYESQGRPVPAIEHALAAGALWHALQLLDGAADELLAQGRMRLLTRWLEAVPADELARWPKLQIAHVWAVSFTRGPADAIALLQAIPTEGAAGDLLAHIRALRHMLLNMMDRFDDARAFARNELPPLPMGYAFPDAILATSMARLAAVSGDYPEARRLLQVARQAVRGSDSNFNKIFSESVEGLIDLRQGRLQQALARFRIAARTMLPNRFGPTNGNAMAGILLAEGLYESGDTERAGRLLNVYLPLSRDLGLPDQIITGHAVLARIAFERGETDQAHEWLAQLEALGHHRGLTRLVMAAMLERARLALRQGNVHAAQEAIERAADPALWRTRPGVSSFAQDVEDIAVGRLRLDVHARPGAQVREAIERELAAATVNQLMRRALKLRILLAQACQRIGDGAHALVVMGEALRFGAAEGFVRIFADEGEDVCRLVADACARQSASLSAAYVAKLLQACGQRSADAQTGKPGRPAPAALVEPLTPKELKVLQLLAEGFSNVAMAERLFVSETTVRTHLRNISAKLHASNRTQAVAIARQLGLL
- a CDS encoding enoyl-CoA hydratase (Catalyzes the reversible hydration of unsaturated fatty acyl-CoA to beta-hydroxyacyl-CoA), producing the protein MTQATPTFETLRYAVEDGVATITLHRPDQLNAFTAQMMQDLIAAFDATDADDNVRAVIVTGSGRAFCAGADLSAGGSTFDFEKRYGASPDTAHRDGGGRVSLRIFRSLKPVIAAVNGAAVGVGVTMQLPMDIRLASTDAKFGFVFARRGITPEAASSWFLSRVVGISTALEWCYTGRVFSAQEALERGLVRSLHAPEDLLPAAQAIAREIADNAAPVSVAISRQLIWRMAGASHPMEAHKLDSRAIQSRGRSADVKEGVSAFLEKRPAAFPDTVSQDLPDFFDWRGEPPFA
- a CDS encoding P-nitrobenzoate reductase NfnB, translating into MKVSQAVASRKSVRGFLPKPVPPGTIRRVLDAAARAPSGGNLQPWHIHVIGGEALEGLRGIMRERIAQAPAGEEREYDVYPRELVSPYRDRRFQVGEALYHYLGIPREDKPRRLAQFANNFTFFGAPLALFCTVDRRMGPPQWSDLGMYLQSVMLLLREEGLDSCAQECWAMYPQTIGEFLSLPAERMLFTGMAIGYEDPEAPANQLRAARAPLEEFAEFIGI